Proteins encoded together in one Streptomyces rubradiris window:
- a CDS encoding ATP-binding protein produces MGADEEPTTAGRTALTAGIRRVLARVDAHAARTGQGRTTEEQAGPGAAPTTGPAPTPALATPLDALVTLFGLTPFERDLVLLTAADELDPTTGARCAAAAGDPRRAYPTFSLALAALGEPHWSALTPVAPLRRWRIVELEDETRLTVSRIRLDERVLHFLLDSPYLDARLHGRLRRTTAPDALPPSYDLAASRLADGWRQDGRDPGAPPVVEVTGGDPRSRAELAATAAARCGLGLYAMSAEDLPADPAERDRLARLWQREATLLPAALLVEADDLDREQRAATEAFLAGAAVPVVVSSQDPLPTGRPPGTRVTVPRLADDEQLALWADAFTGVADLADGELRSLVAQFQLPPHVIRATAAAVGRRLPHEDEARAAELAWRAGLEEARVGMDELGRRTEPRAGWHDLVLHDRQTAVLREIVAHVRRRPIVLQEWGFAATLRRGLGVTALFAGGSGTGKTLAAEVIANELGLDLFVVDLSQVVSKYIGETEKNLRRVFDAAERGGALLLFDEADALFGKRSEVKDSHDRYANLEVSYLLMRMEAYRGLAILTTNMKQALDTAFLRRIRFVVDFPFPAEHERAEIWRRVLPPQAPLKDIDPDLLARLTVAGGSIRNIALSGAFLAAEEGDRLQMRHMLAAARTEYLKLERSLTPAEVRGWV; encoded by the coding sequence ATGGGAGCCGACGAGGAGCCGACGACGGCCGGCCGCACCGCGTTGACCGCCGGGATCAGGCGTGTCCTGGCCCGCGTCGACGCCCACGCCGCCCGCACCGGCCAAGGCCGCACCACCGAGGAACAGGCCGGCCCCGGCGCCGCCCCCACCACCGGGCCCGCCCCGACCCCCGCCCTCGCCACCCCGCTCGACGCCCTCGTCACCCTCTTCGGACTCACCCCCTTCGAACGCGACCTGGTCCTGCTCACCGCCGCCGACGAACTCGACCCCACCACCGGCGCGCGGTGCGCGGCGGCCGCGGGCGACCCGCGGCGCGCGTACCCCACCTTCTCCCTCGCCCTGGCCGCCCTCGGCGAACCGCACTGGAGCGCCCTGACCCCCGTGGCACCGCTGCGCCGCTGGCGGATCGTGGAACTGGAGGACGAGACCCGGCTGACCGTCTCCCGGATCCGGCTGGACGAACGCGTCCTGCACTTCCTGCTCGACTCGCCCTACCTCGACGCCCGGCTGCACGGCAGACTCCGCCGCACCACCGCACCGGACGCGCTCCCGCCGTCGTACGACCTGGCCGCGAGCCGGCTCGCCGACGGCTGGCGGCAGGACGGCCGAGACCCCGGCGCGCCACCCGTGGTCGAGGTGACCGGCGGCGACCCGCGCAGCCGCGCCGAGCTCGCGGCCACCGCGGCCGCCCGCTGCGGGCTGGGGCTGTACGCCATGAGCGCCGAGGACCTGCCCGCCGACCCCGCCGAGCGCGACCGGCTGGCCCGGTTGTGGCAGCGCGAGGCCACCCTGCTGCCCGCCGCCCTGCTGGTGGAGGCCGACGACCTGGACCGCGAACAGCGCGCGGCCACCGAGGCGTTCCTCGCCGGGGCCGCCGTACCCGTCGTCGTCTCCAGCCAGGACCCGCTGCCCACCGGGCGCCCGCCCGGCACCCGCGTGACCGTGCCGCGCCTGGCCGACGACGAACAGCTCGCCCTGTGGGCCGACGCGTTCACCGGCGTGGCCGACCTGGCCGACGGCGAACTGCGCTCCCTGGTCGCCCAGTTCCAGCTGCCACCGCACGTGATCCGCGCCACCGCCGCCGCCGTGGGCCGCCGGCTGCCGCACGAGGACGAGGCGCGCGCCGCCGAACTGGCCTGGCGGGCCGGACTGGAGGAGGCCCGCGTCGGCATGGACGAACTGGGCCGCCGGACGGAACCCCGGGCCGGCTGGCACGACCTCGTCCTGCACGACCGCCAGACCGCCGTGCTCCGCGAGATCGTCGCGCACGTGCGCCGGCGGCCGATCGTGCTCCAGGAATGGGGATTCGCCGCCACCCTGCGCCGCGGGCTCGGCGTCACCGCGCTGTTCGCGGGCGGCTCCGGCACGGGCAAGACACTCGCCGCCGAGGTCATCGCCAACGAACTCGGCCTGGACCTGTTCGTCGTGGACCTCTCCCAGGTGGTGAGCAAGTACATCGGTGAGACCGAGAAGAACCTGCGCCGCGTCTTCGACGCCGCCGAACGCGGCGGCGCCCTGCTGCTGTTCGACGAGGCCGACGCCCTGTTCGGCAAGCGCAGCGAGGTCAAGGACAGCCACGACCGGTACGCCAACCTGGAGGTCAGCTATCTGCTGATGCGGATGGAGGCGTACCGGGGCCTGGCCATCCTCACCACCAACATGAAGCAGGCCCTCGACACGGCCTTCCTGCGCCGCATCCGCTTCGTGGTCGACTTCCCCTTCCCGGCCGAACACGAACGCGCCGAGATCTGGCGCCGCGTGCTGCCACCGCAGGCCCCGCTCAAGGACATCGACCCGGACCTGCTGGCCCGCCTCACCGTCGCGGGCGGCTCCATCCGCAACATCGCCCTGTCCGGGGCGTTCCTCGCCGCCGAGGAGGGCGACCGGTTGCAGATGCGGCACATGCTCGCCGCCGCCCGCACCGAATACCTCAAGCTGGAGCGCTCACTGACCCCCGCGGAGGTGCGCGGATGGGTGTGA
- a CDS encoding DUF4255 domain-containing protein, producing the protein MSNALAIAHVSQALALLIESHLQPEIDMAVKVEPRKPPTEPPAEPTISVFLYQVAPNPARRNDDLPTRAPDGTLTRRARAALDLNYVISAYGDETELVGQRLLGSVVRTLHEIPVLPKDIIELAGEKPYLAGSDLAETAQRVRFTPNVMDIDETSKLWGMLYQTPYALSVVYQASLIFIDGQETPVPAKPVERPEVRVLPFGAPGAPVPPGTGTGGSPGEDRAGATEPRPANGDRTGTDRAAPAKAAGAVAKNPAKTPAKAPAKAPAKTPARARKGTPRAAKAARPPTRGTKRDTDGTENTDHD; encoded by the coding sequence ATGAGCAACGCACTCGCCATCGCCCATGTCAGCCAGGCCCTCGCCCTGCTGATCGAGTCCCACCTCCAGCCGGAGATCGACATGGCCGTCAAGGTGGAGCCGCGCAAGCCGCCCACCGAGCCGCCGGCCGAACCCACCATCTCCGTCTTCCTCTACCAGGTCGCCCCCAACCCCGCCCGGCGCAACGACGACCTGCCCACCCGCGCCCCCGACGGCACGCTGACGCGCCGGGCGCGGGCGGCGCTCGACCTCAACTACGTGATCAGCGCGTACGGCGACGAGACCGAACTCGTCGGGCAACGGCTGCTCGGCTCGGTCGTACGAACCCTGCACGAGATCCCGGTCCTGCCCAAGGACATCATCGAACTCGCCGGAGAAAAACCCTACTTGGCGGGCAGCGACCTCGCGGAGACGGCACAGCGCGTGCGGTTCACACCGAACGTGATGGACATCGACGAGACGTCCAAGTTGTGGGGGATGCTCTACCAGACCCCCTACGCCCTCTCCGTCGTCTACCAGGCGTCCCTGATCTTCATCGACGGCCAGGAGACCCCGGTGCCGGCCAAGCCGGTCGAGCGGCCGGAGGTACGCGTGCTGCCGTTCGGCGCCCCGGGAGCGCCGGTACCGCCGGGGACGGGGACGGGCGGCAGCCCAGGGGAGGACCGGGCAGGAGCCACGGAACCCCGGCCGGCGAACGGCGACCGGACCGGAACGGACCGAGCCGCACCGGCGAAGGCGGCCGGGGCCGTGGCGAAGAACCCGGCGAAGACCCCTGCCAAGGCCCCCGCGAAGGCTCCCGCCAAGACGCCCGCCCGCGCCCGCAAGGGCACGCCTAGGGCGGCCAAGGCGGCGCGGCCGCCCACGCGCGGGACGAAGCGCGACACGGACGGCACCGAGAACACCGACCACGACTGA